Proteins encoded within one genomic window of Arachis ipaensis cultivar K30076 chromosome B08, Araip1.1, whole genome shotgun sequence:
- the LOC107610371 gene encoding mucin-7-like, protein MTAFEIWNALENYFTARLKSRIRSLKVQLKAIKKHGSTVSEYISKMNKIPMKTIQETHTEAKVAEGVEAEALAEADHSGKGTELNVSFVEEWLILSSNVTIDSTKVTKIHNFNILISLKKERKEEKKKNSNSSTREKEEVINNCISSSNSTSSFNNNGQGSTPAPQGSASASQGSAPAPAPAPVETFTAPSATVSQRGMRRGCGRGLRSENARSAIPIVAVFQPTPPLPIPAPTSFTAPPLSALAPTSFTAPLLPQPAPPLPLPALTSVIAALHHYLHQHQQVS, encoded by the exons ATGACTGCATTTGAGATCTGGAATGCTCTAGAAAATTACTTTACAGCGAGACTAAAGTCAAGGATAAGATCACTAAAAGTGCAGCTAAAGGCAATCAAGAAGCATGGATCCACAGTTTCTGAATACATTAGCAAGATGAATAAG ATTCCTATGAAAACTATACAAGAGACTCATACAGAGGCCAAAGTAGCAGAAGGAGTAGAGGCAGAAGCTTTAGCGGAGGCAGATCATAGTGGCAAGGGAACAGAGCTTAATGTCAGCTTTGTGGAAGAATGGCTCATACTATCTAGCAATGTTACCATAGATTCAACTAAAGTTACCAAAATCCACAACTTCAACATTCTAATCAG tctgaaaaaagaaagaaaagaggaaaagaaaaagaatagcaACAGCTCaacaagagaaaaagaagaagtgatTAATAACTGCATCAGTAGTAGCAACAGTACTAGCAGTTTTAATAATAATGGTCAA GGTAGTACTCCTGCTCCTCAAGGCAGTGCTTCTGCTTCTCAAGGCAGTGCTCCTGCTCCTGCTCCTGCTCCTGTTGAAACTTTCACTGCTCCTTCTGCTACTGTAAGCCAAAGAGGAATGAGAAGGGGGTGCGGTAGAGGATTAAGATCTGAAAATGCTAGGTCTGCTATACCTATTGTTGCTGTTTTTCAACCAACTCCACCACTACCTATACCAGCTCCAACAAGTTTCACAGCTCCACCACTATCTGCACTAGCTCCAACAAGTTTCACAGCTCCACTACTACCTCAACCAGCTCCACCATTACCTTTACCAGCTCTAACAAGTGTCATAGCTGCACTCCACCACTATCTGCACCAGCACCAACAAGTTTCATAG
- the LOC107613169 gene encoding BEL1-like homeodomain protein 1: MATYFHGSNSEMQSSSPSASASGADGGLQTLYLMNPNYHHVPYSDAPTQNMLLLNPNHQAHALNLANLSHAPPPPHHQLLIHRLPNSDDNSRASLFGHHDIATATAPPTFHGFSAPRVQYNLWGSVVDQPQPSPSSSSGGADMGFRRPTQQGLSLSLSSQQQQQQQQQQTGTYRSLSGEVEVAVAGGVGNSPSSASNGISGVQGVLLGSKYLKAAQELLDEVMNVGNKGISKEEFAEKVKPNRESNSGVGEGSSGGGVCGGENSDAGKHVAELTTAQRQELQMKKSKLVCMLDEVEQRYRQYHHQMQVVISSFEQAAGFGAAKSYTSLALKTISKQFRCLKDAISSQIRATSKTLGEDDCLGAKVEGSRLRYVDHHLRQQRALQQLGMIQPNAWRPQRGLPERAVSILRAWLFEHFLHPYPKDSDKVMLAKQTGLTRSQVSNWFINARVRLWKPMVEEMYMEEVKEQEINNNNNNNGSERSKESSKELGSASNATTNNGAPDNNNNNNNPVLDPIKVLHQSKQECFNNNSSPTGAGEISVNSSLSTSPMGGGVGSLQSHSGFHLAGSSDMQIRSPNKARNASEIMHNSPSSILSVDMEMKHINGDHHREPNSITGYGAFSMEDIGTRFSNVTDHHHHHHHHQLGSSRFQGNNGVSLTLGLPHNDNTVPISATQHGFLPQNMHSLGRRLEIGNNGNEFCVINNPSSSHPGPTYESIDIQNRKRFAAQLLHDFVA; encoded by the exons ATGGCAACGTACTTTCATGGAAGCAATTCTGAAATGCAATCTTCTTCGCCTTCAGCTTCCGCTTCTGGTGCAGATGGTGGCTTGCAGACACTTTACCTTATGAACCCAAACTACCACCACGTGCCCTATTCTGACGCGCCGACGCAAAACATGCTTCTTCTTAATCCTAACCACCAAGCCCACGCGCTCAACCTCGCCAACTTATCCCACGCGCCCCCTCCACCACACCACCAACTACTCATTCATCGACTTCCCAACTCCGACGACAACTCCCGGGCCTCTCTCTTCGGACACCACGACATCGCCACGGCTACCGCCCCGCCCACTTTCCACGGCTTCTCTGCGCCGCGCGTGCAGTACAATCTGTGGGGCTCTGTGGTCGACCAGCCTCAACCGTCGCCGTCCAGCAGCTCCGGAGGCGCCGACATGGGTTTCCGGCGGCCTACTCAGCAGGGCTTGTCGCTCAGCCTCTCctcacagcagcagcagcagcagcaacagcaACAAACAGGTACCTATAGGTCTCTCTCCGGCGAGGTTGAAGTTGCCGTTGCCGGAGGTGTCGGTAACTCGCCGTCATCGGCGTCGAACGGGATCTCGGGCGTGCAGGGTGTTCTGTTGGGATCAAAGTACCTGAAAGCCGCACAGGAGCTTCTTGACGAGGTGATGAACGTGGGCAATAAGGGAATTTCAAAGGAGGAGTTCGCAGAGAAGGTGAAGCCCAATAGGGAATCAAATTCTGGCGTCGGTGAAGGATCCAGTGGCGGCGGCGTCTGCGGCGGAGAGAACAGTGACGCCGGGAAGCATGTTGCTGAACTCACGACTGCTCAGAGACAAGAGCTTCAGATGAAGAAATCCAAGCTTGTCTGCATGCTCGATGAG GTGGAACAAAGGTACCGGCAATACCACCACCAAATGCAAGTTGTGATATCATCGTTTGAGCAAGCGGCGGGTTTCGGGGCGGCGAAATCGTACACGTCGCTAGCCCTAAAGACAATCTCGAAGCAATTCCGGTGCCTTAAGGATGCGATATCTTCACAGATAAGAGCAACAAGCAAGACATTGGGAGAGGATGATTGCTTAGGAGCTAAGGTAGAAGGTTCGAGGCTTAGGTATGTGGATCACCATCTTCGCCAACAAAGGGCACTGCAGCAACTTGGAATGATTCAACCCAATGCTTGGAGGCCACAAAGAGGCTTACCTGAACGCGCTGTTTCAATTCTTCGTGCATGGCTTTTTGAGCATTTCCTTCACCC TTATCCTAAGGACTCTGATAAAGTTATGCTAGCAAAGCAAACTGGACTTACTAGGAGCCAG GTGTCTAACTGGTTCATCAATGCCCGGGTTCGGCTATGGAAACCAATGGTTGAGGAAATGTACATGGAAGAAGTGAAGgagcaagaaatcaataacaacaacaacaacaacggtTCAGAGAGATCaaaggaatcaagcaaggagttAGGTTCAGCTTCAAATGCTACTACTAATAATGGAGCTCcagataataataacaataataataatccaGTTCTTGATCCCATAAAAGTTCttcatcaatcaaaacaagaatgCTTCAACAACAACAGCTCTCCAACGGGGGCCGGCGAGATCTCGGTGAATTCTTCGTTGTCCACTTCTCCCATGGGTGGAGGAGTAGGATCCCTTCAATCCCACAGCGGTTTCCATCTTGCAGGTTCCTCTGACATGCAAATTAGGAGCCCAAACAAGGCTAGAAACGCTTCCGAAATTATGCATAACTCCCCAAGTAGTATCCTCTCAGTGGACATGGAAATGAAGCACATCAATGGGGATCATCATAGAGAACCCAATAGTATCACTGGTTATGGAGCTTTCTCAATGGAAGACATTGGAACCAGGTTCAGTAATGTCactgatcatcatcatcatcatcatcatcatcaattagGTTCTTCAAGGTTCCAAGGCAACAATGGTGTGTCTCTCACCCTGGGGCTTCCACACAACGACAACACTGTTCCTATCTCCGCAACTCAACATGGATTTCTTCCACAGAATATGCATAGTTTGGGAAGGAGACTTGAGATTGGAAACAATGGCAATGAGTTTTGTGTGATCAACAATCCAAGTTCTTCTCACCCTGGACCTACCTATGAAAGCATTGACATTCAGAACAGAAAGAGGTTTGCTGCACAGTTATTGCATGATTTTGTGGCTTGA